The following proteins are encoded in a genomic region of Arcobacter cloacae:
- the rpmE gene encoding 50S ribosomal protein L31 encodes MKKEIHPDYKVCTVTCSCGNTFETKSNVETLKIDICSSCHPFFTGEQKIVDAAGRVEKFKAKYNMDK; translated from the coding sequence ATGAAAAAAGAAATTCATCCAGATTATAAAGTTTGTACAGTTACTTGTTCTTGTGGTAATACATTTGAAACAAAATCAAATGTTGAAACATTAAAAATTGACATTTGTTCTTCTTGTCACCCATTCTTCACTGGTGAGCAAAAAATCGTTGATGCTGCTGGAAGAGTTGAAAAATTCAAAGCTAAATATAACATGGACAAATAG
- the miaA gene encoding tRNA (adenosine(37)-N6)-dimethylallyltransferase MiaA, whose translation MKELAIIGSTASGKTALSLELANKTNSIILSLDSLCVYKEIDIVSAKPTLQERGDIVHFGIDEVFPNEEFDVIKFIELYKKSKEYAIQNDKNLIIVGGTGFYLKALIDGLSQGVESKIKLDISSLDAYDLLYNLDKDYMQKIEKNDKYRIEKAYAIYKQTNLTPSEYFEKNPKIGIAKDLKIFEILWDKEELKKRIALRTNIMLNSGLIDEIIYLEKKYTRAPNCMSSIGVIETLEYLDGKISKKELEEKICLNTTKLAKRQNTFNKGQFLNKTSNIIENLNSDIIKYFSL comes from the coding sequence ATGAAAGAACTAGCAATCATTGGCTCAACAGCTTCAGGAAAAACTGCCCTATCTTTAGAATTAGCAAATAAAACAAACTCTATTATCTTGTCTTTAGATTCTTTGTGTGTTTATAAAGAGATAGATATAGTTTCTGCAAAACCAACTTTGCAAGAAAGAGGAGATATTGTACATTTTGGGATAGATGAAGTCTTTCCAAATGAAGAGTTTGATGTTATAAAGTTTATTGAACTTTATAAAAAATCAAAAGAATATGCTATTCAAAATGATAAAAATCTTATCATTGTTGGGGGAACTGGTTTTTATCTAAAAGCGTTAATCGATGGTTTATCACAAGGTGTAGAATCTAAAATAAAACTTGATATCTCTTCACTTGATGCTTATGATTTACTTTATAATTTAGATAAAGATTATATGCAAAAGATTGAAAAAAATGATAAATATAGAATCGAAAAAGCTTACGCTATTTACAAACAAACAAATCTAACTCCAAGTGAGTATTTTGAAAAAAATCCTAAAATCGGTATTGCGAAAGATTTGAAAATATTTGAAATTTTATGGGATAAAGAAGAGTTAAAAAAAAGAATTGCACTTAGAACAAATATTATGCTAAATTCAGGTTTGATTGATGAGATAATATATTTAGAAAAAAAATATACAAGAGCACCAAATTGTATGTCATCTATTGGAGTTATTGAAACCTTAGAATATCTAGATGGAAAGATATCAAAAAAAGAGCTTGAAGAAAAAATCTGCTTAAATACTACAAAACTTGCAAAAAGACAAAATACCTTCAACAAAGGTCAATTTTTAAATAAAACTTCAAATATAATAGAAAACTTAAATTCAGATATTATTAAGTATTTTTCGCTATAA
- the mqnP gene encoding menaquinone biosynthesis prenyltransferase MqnP, with protein sequence MDKLIKKLNDFNELVMFKHSIFSLPFIFIAMIVSAQGWFGFKLLILGILAALTARNFAMGFNRFMDRDIDALNPRTINRPNVDGRLDAKQIFIFTFLNALGFIAVAYFVNDLALYLSIPILIIIGSYSYFKRFSYFAHIILGISLGLAPIAGVVAVSESIPFWAILLSIGVMFWVAGFDLLYSLQDIEVDKKLGLHSIPSKFGVQKTMLFSKIFHILTIVFWLLFVIFSNSSYFAYLAVILSALMLSYEHYLVNKDFNKIDKAFFTVNGYLGILFFILIVLDNIFFV encoded by the coding sequence ATGGATAAACTAATAAAAAAACTTAATGATTTCAATGAACTAGTGATGTTCAAACACTCTATTTTTTCACTACCTTTTATCTTCATAGCTATGATAGTAAGTGCACAAGGTTGGTTTGGTTTTAAGCTTTTGATTCTTGGAATTCTAGCAGCTTTAACTGCTAGAAATTTTGCAATGGGATTCAATAGATTTATGGATAGAGATATAGATGCTTTAAATCCACGAACAATAAACAGACCCAATGTTGATGGAAGATTAGATGCTAAACAGATATTTATATTTACATTTTTAAATGCTTTGGGATTTATAGCAGTTGCTTATTTTGTAAATGATTTGGCACTATATTTATCTATTCCTATTTTGATAATCATAGGTTCATACTCATATTTTAAAAGATTTTCATATTTCGCACATATTATTTTAGGTATTTCTTTAGGACTTGCTCCAATAGCTGGTGTTGTGGCTGTTAGTGAGTCTATCCCTTTTTGGGCAATACTTTTAAGTATTGGTGTAATGTTTTGGGTTGCTGGATTTGACTTACTTTATTCTTTACAAGATATAGAAGTTGATAAAAAATTAGGACTTCACTCTATTCCTTCAAAATTTGGTGTACAAAAAACAATGCTTTTTTCAAAAATCTTTCATATTTTAACTATTGTTTTTTGGCTTTTATTTGTTATTTTCTCAAATAGTTCTTATTTTGCTTATTTAGCAGTGATATTAAGTGCTTTGATGCTCTCTTATGAACACTATTTAGTAAATAAAGATTTTAATAAAATAGATAAAGCATTTTTTACAGTAAATGGATATTTAGGGATTTTATTTTTTATACTTATTGTATTAGATAACATATTTTTTGTATAA
- a CDS encoding Rha family transcriptional regulator yields MEKLISNDLKNELVKMFFISQYKDKKGETRKEYLLTFDGFSLLVMGFTGAKALEFKLAYIKAFNEMKRVEV; encoded by the coding sequence ATTGAAAAATTGATTTCTAACGACCTCAAAAATGAGTTGGTTAAAATGTTCTTTATTTCACAGTATAAGGACAAGAAAGGTGAAACAAGAAAAGAATATCTTTTAACTTTTGATGGTTTCTCACTTTTAGTTATGGGGTTTACTGGAGCTAAAGCTCTTGAGTTTAAGTTAGCTTATATCAAAGCCTTTAATGAGATGAAGAGAGTTGAGGTTTAG
- a CDS encoding Rha family transcriptional regulator gives MNKLVVKHKVKGEDVPVTTSLRVAEIFDKRHDNVVRDIEKLIDDMKPDTSDLRSQMFTLSTYKNRGKDLTIIGEQTQLKSSLKPLNTNLV, from the coding sequence ATGAATAAATTAGTAGTAAAACACAAAGTAAAAGGTGAAGATGTACCTGTAACAACTTCTTTAAGAGTGGCTGAGATTTTTGATAAGAGACACGATAATGTTGTTAGGGATATTGAGAAGTTAATAGATGATATGAAACCTGACACCTCAGATTTGAGGAGCCAAATGTTTACTCTATCAACTTATAAGAATAGAGGTAAAGACTTGACAATTATTGGAGAGCAGACTCAACTCAAGAGTTCCTTGAAGCCCTTGAACACGAACTTAGTTTAA